In Sulfuriferula plumbiphila, the genomic window CGCCGCACGGTGTGCGTGGGCTTCAGTCCAACCAGCATTACCCTCACCATGGCTGCGCTCGCCGGCTCGTCAAGCTGCGATATCAATCTGGCAGGCCCGACCGGCACCAGCCCTTTTCAGGTCTCGGCACCCACAGGAGTGTCGTTTACCGGCACCCCGATCCCGTTCCAGTTCAATGCGCTCGGCCAGGCCAGCAGCGGCCAAACCATGCAGGTGACCGGGGCGACAGGCAGCATCACGGTCGAGCAGGACACCGGTTATGTGCATCCCTAGCCGATACCGCCAGGCCGGCATTTCCCTGGTTGAACTGGTGATGTTCATCGTCATCGTCGGCGTCGCGGTCGCGGGCGTGCTGTCGGTGATGAACGTCACTACCCGGCACAGCGCCGACCCCATGCTGCGCAAGCAGGCGCTGGCCATTGCCGAATCGCTGCTGGAAGAGATTGAGTTGCAGCCCTTCACCTATTGCGATCCGGATGATGCGAATGCGGCGAGCGCGACAGGCGCATTCGTGGGCGTGAACGGATGCGCTGCCACTGTTGAGGCGCTCGGGCCGGAAACCGGCGAAACCCGTTACGCCTCGCCGCAATTCGACAATGTGAATGACTACAGCGGATTCTCGATGTCGCCCATCGTGGATATTACCAATAGCCCGCTTGCCGGGCTCGGTGCATACACCGCTTCGGTCAGCATCACCCAGGCAGGCGCGCGCTTTTCCTTGCCTGCTGCAGAGGTGCTGCAAATCGACGTGCGGGTGATCTCCGGCGACACCGACATCACCCTCACCGGCTACCGTTTCCGCTATGCGCCGAATGCGGTGCCCTGATGAAATATCGACGGTCATGATAAAATTTCAGCGCGGATTCACC contains:
- a CDS encoding prepilin-type N-terminal cleavage/methylation domain-containing protein — translated: MQLEPLPRQTGLRTTMPQPAGFTLVELIVVMIIIGILAVAAIPRFFDRQTFDSRGFNDEALAALRYAQKAAIAQRRTVCVGFSPTSITLTMAALAGSSSCDINLAGPTGTSPFQVSAPTGVSFTGTPIPFQFNALGQASSGQTMQVTGATGSITVEQDTGYVHP
- a CDS encoding type IV pilus modification PilV family protein is translated as MCIPSRYRQAGISLVELVMFIVIVGVAVAGVLSVMNVTTRHSADPMLRKQALAIAESLLEEIELQPFTYCDPDDANAASATGAFVGVNGCAATVEALGPETGETRYASPQFDNVNDYSGFSMSPIVDITNSPLAGLGAYTASVSITQAGARFSLPAAEVLQIDVRVISGDTDITLTGYRFRYAPNAVP